The genomic region taatttgttgctaaaattttataaaaacctTTAAAAAGACAGCAAGTCGACGGATGGAcagaatcattaatttttattgtttgacACATAGGAAGGAAGATTAATTTAAggacaatatattatatatttacaaacttTGCTAATTTTATTAGCCTAATTACTTactgattaaattaattggagtttaattaaaattatgcttataaaaatgtcaaatgtaTAAGatggttttattttattacttaataaaaacaatttttaaattttagttttaaactaTAGTAACTGGTTCACCAACTTGTCTGGAGATAGCAAATAATTCGtagtaaatgattttattataaatagaaatgtgtttATTATCCATGATTGTTCCATATCAAAAGGTAAATCGAACAGATGGAGATTTCTTATGAAATTAGTTAACAGAATACATGAGTTTGTAGTATATATTATTGGGATCCCGTTGAAAACAGTGCTAAGAATGCACTGGTAGCACCTACGGATAGTATATAATTTACCGCAGGCGTGaacgtttttaaaatgtaaaacgaAGATACGATGACGAATGCTAGGAACAGGGCGTTATTGTAGAAAATTGAGAATGTTGTTGCTTCATAATCTGCCACTTCATTCTTCTTCCACAAGATcctagatatttaaaaataatataaatcaatatttcacAGAAGGTATGacatacttttataataatcaattgTGTTGAAAAGATCATTCAGATGATATTATCAATGGATGATTGATTGATAAAAcgtttatgtttttaaaaaatttgaagcatTACCTCTCgtccttttcttttttgctcATCTTCTTGTCCTCTGCAAGTTTGCGACTTATTTCCTTAGTTACAGCATCTTCTCTTTTTACAGCAATCtgtacatacaaaatattattacattatatttatattaccaGTGTCATAAACATACATTatctcttagaatttttcatcaagtttttcaataaatttagagTAAAAATTAGAAGATGGATTTCTTtacaatcttatataaaaattatataaagtgatttattttaatcttctgAAGCTAATGGTAGGTTTATTGAAAACCTACCATCAATTATAaatcttgaattattattactaaaataaccgtagtattcttttttatacaagTTGTGTCATTTTAATTCCTTGaaattaattagtattatttaattaatgatttttgatATCAGCTTCCAATGGTTAATAATATCCTAAATACATGTATAACATACCTTATGTTTGAGgataaattttgtgtttttatatgcCAAGGCAAGAGCGTATGTGCTTGCCAACGTAACCAATACAAAAGAGATCAAGTTGGAGTATAGATCGATCAAATGTATTCTCCAAAACAACCCTAAAAAAAGCacaatattagttaataaaaagtaaagatttttatatgatttattttattttaaatattaaatcagaTCAATATAAACAAAGCTTTATATTGGATATTAAATTATacctgttattaaaattaaattaaaagattaagtACACATAAATGGATGAAAATAAATTCTGATTTAAATACTCTAATTAGAAGTGTAATCATTTAAACCTAaacctaaatatttaaaagaacatATATCTAATGCTTCTTATGTAGAAACAACTCtaccaaaattattatatgcaaaAATCTCTGTGTtgataatgttttatatattagcTGACTTATTCAATTCACATATAACAAgctttgtatttaaaaatatgttgatTATAGATTTTGTCTGCTATGACAATACTTGTTAAGTTCTGAGACACAATTGTCCAATTTTGGTTCTTTAGCTGTATTTTAAATTGGATAATAAATCAGACAACATGAAATTTTATACAACAGGAAACTAATTGCacaatataacagaaaaaaatgacGAAAGGAGTATTTTTTCTGTGTGCTTGACAAGTTTTTGTACTCACAAATGGGTATCGCCGAAACGATGAAGGCATTGCCGTAGAATAACGCCGAGGACTTCGTCGACACGTTCCTGGAGAAGTCCTGCAGCAGCAGCTCCTCTTCTTTGGTAAATGCCTTAGATTTTCCTGACATTTTCAGTAATATCGACGAGGTAACCGGACAACTGTTCGACCACGAGGACTACAACTTGACGGCTTGACGGACGGTCGGCGGAGACCAGCGGAGACAGTCGCAAACAAATGGTGCGCATGCGTAAAAAGCTTCGGTGTGGAGACGTGTTGGTGACGTGTCCCTCATCGTCATTCCTCACGGATATCGATCGAGGCGCCAGTTCTGTCCCCTACAGACAATTTGCCGCAAACTTTGTCGAACATTCGTGATCATTTGTAGGTATGTCAGAAATTTTACTTACtgacttattaattttaaaagagttATTTTTCAGGATTGATCATTTACGCgtaaaagataaattatgttATGTGTGTAcgatgcaaaatatataaaccatgttttacatgttatttatgtaaacaataatcaCAGAAGATTCAGATTTCGTtagaaataatggaaataagTTAAATGtgatatcaattaaataaaaaatattagagagaTGCTTTTATTTGAACTTGGTACGTG from Solenopsis invicta isolate M01_SB chromosome 7, UNIL_Sinv_3.0, whole genome shotgun sequence harbors:
- the LOC105200063 gene encoding translocon-associated protein subunit gamma; translated protein: MSGKSKAFTKEEELLLQDFSRNVSTKSSALFYGNAFIVSAIPIWLFWRIHLIDLYSNLISFVLVTLASTYALALAYKNTKFILKHKIAVKREDAVTKEISRKLAEDKKMSKKEKDERILWKKNEVADYEATTFSIFYNNALFLAFVIVSSFYILKTFTPAVNYILSVGATSAFLALFSTGSQ